A single Natranaerobius thermophilus JW/NM-WN-LF DNA region contains:
- the rsmI gene encoding 16S rRNA (cytidine(1402)-2'-O)-methyltransferase encodes MGNNTKKGKLFLCPTPIGNLRDITLRVIDCLKEVNLVACEDTRRTKKLLNHLEINVEMLSYHKFNQESRGQQIIEKLLQGMDVALVSDAGTPSISDPGKFLVQEAIQKEIEVIALPGPSAPITALAGSGLDTDSFMFLGYIPEKGIERKDILAEIIGSAHTVILYENYNRLEKTINDLSKQLGKRQIVIAKELTKVHEQYIRGTAKELLEYLEKNSIKGECTVLIQGANHTTELNYLPGEDAKSHLNELIGQGFTKKQAIKLVSQLREIPKREVYQIALELEKEK; translated from the coding sequence ATGGGGAACAATACCAAAAAAGGAAAATTGTTTTTATGTCCGACTCCTATTGGTAATTTGCGGGATATTACTTTAAGAGTAATTGATTGCTTAAAGGAAGTGAATTTAGTGGCCTGTGAAGATACCAGGCGGACTAAGAAATTATTGAATCATTTGGAAATAAATGTAGAAATGTTAAGTTATCATAAATTTAATCAAGAAAGTCGGGGTCAACAAATAATTGAGAAGTTACTACAGGGGATGGATGTAGCTTTAGTATCAGATGCTGGGACTCCATCAATTTCTGATCCCGGGAAATTTTTGGTGCAAGAAGCAATTCAGAAAGAAATAGAAGTCATAGCCTTACCGGGGCCTTCAGCGCCAATTACCGCCTTGGCGGGTTCTGGTTTAGATACTGATTCCTTTATGTTTTTAGGTTATATTCCTGAAAAAGGAATAGAAAGAAAGGATATATTAGCTGAAATAATTGGCTCAGCACATACGGTTATCCTTTATGAGAACTATAATCGACTAGAAAAAACCATTAATGATTTAAGTAAGCAATTAGGTAAACGCCAAATTGTAATTGCCAAAGAGTTAACAAAAGTTCATGAACAGTATATTAGAGGTACAGCTAAAGAATTATTGGAATATCTTGAAAAGAACAGTATAAAAGGTGAATGCACTGTATTGATACAAGGGGCAAATCACACCACGGAGCTAAACTACTTGCCAGGAGAAGATGCAAAAAGTCACTTGAATGAATTAATAGGTCAAGGTTTTACAAAGAAACAAGCTATCAAGTTGGTGAGCCAGCTCAGAGAAATTCCTAAACGTGAAGTTTATCAAATAGCTCTAGAATTAGAAAAAGAAAAATAA
- a CDS encoding PSP1 domain-containing protein, with amino-acid sequence MEKYIVVGVRFKKAGKIYYFDPNDIDLEVGNKVIVETARGLEFGQVVTGPKEVTEEDIVAPLKQVLRKATEEDEEKVAEIKQKEDQAFEVCLDKISKHGLEMKLVDVEQSFDGSKIIFYFTADGRVDFRELVKDLASVFKTRIELRQIGVRDEAKMLGGIGPCGRIMCCASFLGDFEPVSIKMAKEQNLALNPNKISGICGRLMCCLRYESDIYEEAQETFPQTGEIVDTGEGKGEVQDFNVIKETVQVKMEDTHIIKEYNLDELTRINGGCGGQHKCHSKDHCHNNQLEKDIEDELRKLED; translated from the coding sequence TTGGAAAAATATATCGTTGTTGGCGTAAGGTTTAAAAAAGCTGGGAAAATATATTATTTTGATCCCAATGATATAGATTTGGAAGTAGGTAATAAAGTCATTGTTGAAACTGCAAGGGGTTTGGAGTTCGGACAAGTGGTTACAGGTCCCAAAGAAGTAACGGAAGAAGATATTGTTGCTCCACTTAAACAGGTGTTGAGAAAGGCAACAGAGGAAGACGAAGAAAAAGTGGCCGAAATTAAACAAAAAGAAGACCAGGCCTTTGAGGTCTGTTTGGATAAAATCTCCAAACACGGCCTGGAAATGAAATTAGTAGATGTTGAACAGAGTTTTGATGGTAGCAAAATAATCTTTTACTTCACTGCTGATGGTCGAGTAGATTTCAGAGAGCTTGTTAAAGACCTGGCAAGTGTTTTTAAAACACGGATAGAATTAAGGCAAATAGGTGTCCGGGATGAAGCTAAAATGCTAGGTGGTATTGGCCCATGTGGAAGAATCATGTGTTGTGCATCTTTTTTAGGAGATTTTGAACCTGTGTCAATTAAAATGGCCAAGGAGCAAAACTTAGCTTTAAACCCAAATAAAATTTCAGGTATTTGTGGTCGTTTAATGTGTTGTCTTAGATATGAATCCGATATTTATGAAGAAGCCCAAGAGACCTTTCCTCAAACAGGCGAAATTGTAGATACTGGTGAAGGAAAGGGAGAAGTTCAAGATTTTAATGTAATTAAAGAAACTGTTCAGGTTAAAATGGAAGATACTCATATTATTAAAGAATATAACCTTGACGAACTCACAAGGATCAATGGGGGGTGTGGTGGTCAACACAAGTGTCATTCTAAAGATCACTGCCACAATAATCAACTGGAAAAAGATATTGAAGATGAGCTTAGAAAGTTAGAAGATTAA
- a CDS encoding Mur ligase family protein, producing MPGSSENSRKISLKKLLQNTSPELFTEFADLGTTGTDIEGVTISGITDNSKEVTPGKIFVACQGTKVDAHDYIEEAIANGASTVILERADYIDKVKDSAIPYFKVRNGRKTLAKLASTFYDHPSHRLIVTGITGTNGKTTTTTLIDYIINQLGVKSGLIGTVNCKINGEEFDSKLTTPPATELYSLIEKMVQKEVKYLTKEVSSHGLKQDRVSAINFDIAGITNISYDHMDFHDSWDDYFKSKTKFFQMLSPDSISVLNADDPNAISMGDKTRSKVITYGISSPGAMITAENVDLKPFETSFTYQIKEELPTVTNKPVRPQSHNLKIRMPGKHNIYNTLLAISVCIMAGFDPEQVIKTAEQFPGLFRRLEVIYKNSFTIIDDCAHNPASIRSVFETISQLPFNRLVIVFAIRGSRGDQINLENSQRLVKWVNHLPVRELIITTSKSHAAPTNQVHSSEQTAFLSPLKTSGTPFKFIHNLEETIETALNEVKQGDLLMILGPYAINEGQEIVRNYLSNS from the coding sequence ATGCCTGGTTCATCCGAAAACTCCCGAAAAATCAGTTTAAAGAAGTTATTACAAAACACCTCACCTGAGCTGTTTACTGAATTTGCCGACTTAGGCACTACTGGCACAGATATTGAAGGTGTAACTATTTCCGGGATTACCGACAACTCAAAAGAAGTAACTCCAGGCAAGATCTTTGTAGCTTGTCAGGGCACTAAGGTAGACGCCCACGACTATATAGAAGAGGCGATTGCAAATGGAGCTTCAACAGTCATTCTAGAGAGAGCCGATTACATTGACAAGGTCAAGGATAGCGCCATTCCTTATTTTAAAGTAAGGAATGGTAGGAAGACCCTGGCAAAGTTAGCTTCCACTTTTTACGATCATCCTTCTCACAGATTAATAGTTACAGGTATTACCGGTACCAATGGCAAAACAACTACTACAACATTAATTGATTATATTATAAACCAGCTAGGAGTAAAGTCAGGACTGATTGGAACTGTAAACTGTAAAATTAACGGTGAAGAATTTGATTCCAAATTAACAACACCGCCAGCTACTGAGCTATATAGTTTAATCGAAAAAATGGTTCAAAAGGAAGTAAAGTACCTTACAAAAGAAGTATCTTCCCATGGTTTAAAGCAGGATAGAGTTTCAGCCATTAATTTCGATATTGCTGGAATTACAAATATTTCTTACGATCATATGGATTTTCACGATTCCTGGGATGACTATTTTAAAAGCAAGACAAAATTTTTCCAAATGTTGTCTCCTGATAGCATTTCAGTTTTAAATGCAGATGATCCCAATGCAATCTCCATGGGGGATAAAACCAGGAGTAAAGTGATTACCTACGGAATTTCTTCACCGGGAGCTATGATAACTGCTGAAAATGTAGACCTAAAACCTTTTGAAACTAGTTTTACCTATCAAATCAAAGAAGAGTTGCCTACAGTGACCAATAAACCTGTTAGGCCCCAATCACACAATTTGAAGATCAGAATGCCAGGAAAGCACAATATTTATAATACTTTACTTGCGATTTCAGTATGTATAATGGCAGGGTTTGACCCGGAACAGGTCATCAAAACAGCTGAACAATTTCCGGGCCTATTTCGCCGCTTAGAAGTAATTTATAAAAACAGCTTTACTATTATAGATGATTGCGCACATAACCCTGCCAGTATTCGTTCTGTATTTGAAACAATATCACAACTTCCCTTTAACAGATTAGTTATTGTCTTTGCAATTCGGGGAAGTCGCGGGGATCAAATAAATCTAGAAAATAGCCAGAGACTAGTAAAGTGGGTAAATCACTTACCAGTAAGAGAGCTAATAATTACCACCAGTAAGTCGCACGCTGCCCCAACAAATCAAGTTCATTCATCAGAACAGACCGCTTTTTTATCACCATTGAAAACATCAGGGACACCTTTTAAATTCATTCACAATCTAGAAGAAACAATTGAAACAGCTTTAAATGAAGTTAAACAGGGTGACTTATTAATGATCCTCGGTCCCTATGCAATTAATGAAGGGCAAGAAATAGTCAGAAACTATCTATCAAATTCTTAA
- a CDS encoding AbrB/MazE/SpoVT family DNA-binding domain-containing protein has protein sequence MKSTGLVRRVDELGRIVIPIELRRNLGIEQKDALEIFIEGEQIILKKYEPACLFCGTADEEEMVRYKSKNICKHCIDQLSNES, from the coding sequence ATGAAATCTACTGGTCTTGTACGCAGAGTGGACGAGTTAGGCAGAATAGTAATTCCCATTGAACTTAGGCGCAATTTAGGAATTGAACAGAAAGATGCCCTTGAGATTTTTATAGAAGGGGAACAAATTATTCTGAAAAAGTATGAGCCCGCTTGCCTATTCTGTGGCACTGCCGATGAAGAAGAGATGGTTAGATACAAAAGTAAGAACATCTGTAAACATTGTATTGATCAGTTGTCTAATGAATCTTAA
- the metG gene encoding methionine--tRNA ligase: MARDNTFYITTPIYYPSDKLHIGHSYTTVAADCMARYKKLTGYDVMFLTGTDEHGQKIERKAKENGKNPQQFVDEIVASIKELWTLLDIEYDDFIRTTEERHKSVVQKIFERFYEQGDIYKDQYEGWYCTPCESFWLERQLDEAKTCPDCAREVEWVKEESYFFKMSKYADRLLEHIENNPEFIQPESRKNEMINNFLNPGLEDLCVSRTTFKWGIEVPMDKDHVVYVWLDALTNYLSALGYLSEDDTKFQKYWPCDVHLMAKEIVRFHSIYWPIFLMALDLPLPKQVFGHGWLLLEEGKMSKSKGNVVDPEVLVNKYGSDAIRYYLLREISFGSDGVFTLEALIRRINYDLANDLGNLLNRTVAMIDKYFDGQIPEPVVSEQVDNDLINHAQETVTETEKHMEGMDFSEALKALWELIGRTNKYIDETQPWILGKDPNKKDRLATVLYNLSESLRYISVLLSPFMPRTPKQIRSQLGIDNNKEIQTYKSLYEWGQIPSGVRVSKDKPLFPRLEIEEELESFNDNSEEPQKEEKEQDSLKYPELKEQVDIKDFQKLDLRVAEIVNVEPIKGADKLWKVNVDLGFENRQVVAGIKESFGAEDLIGKKVILVANLKPAKIKGVKSQGMILAANDEGTNQLELPNFISDKITKGSQVR, encoded by the coding sequence ATGGCCAGGGATAACACATTCTATATTACTACCCCGATTTACTATCCCAGTGATAAGTTACATATTGGGCACTCGTACACTACAGTGGCTGCTGATTGTATGGCTCGATATAAAAAGTTAACGGGATATGATGTTATGTTTTTGACTGGTACCGATGAACACGGCCAAAAAATTGAACGAAAAGCAAAAGAAAATGGGAAAAACCCCCAGCAATTTGTAGATGAAATTGTAGCTAGCATTAAAGAGCTGTGGACATTACTTGATATTGAATATGATGATTTTATTAGAACCACCGAGGAAAGACACAAATCTGTAGTCCAAAAAATATTTGAACGTTTTTACGAGCAGGGAGATATTTACAAAGACCAGTACGAAGGCTGGTACTGCACTCCTTGCGAATCTTTTTGGCTGGAGAGACAGCTTGATGAAGCTAAAACATGCCCGGATTGTGCTCGAGAAGTAGAATGGGTAAAAGAAGAGAGTTACTTCTTTAAAATGAGTAAATATGCCGATCGCTTGTTAGAGCATATTGAAAATAATCCAGAGTTTATTCAACCCGAGTCACGGAAAAATGAGATGATCAATAACTTTTTAAACCCTGGTTTGGAGGACTTATGCGTTTCTCGAACAACCTTTAAATGGGGTATTGAGGTCCCCATGGATAAAGACCATGTAGTATACGTATGGTTAGATGCTCTGACAAACTACTTAAGTGCATTAGGATACTTATCAGAAGATGATACAAAATTTCAAAAGTATTGGCCATGCGATGTACATTTGATGGCCAAGGAGATAGTTAGATTCCATTCGATTTATTGGCCTATTTTCCTTATGGCTTTAGACCTTCCTTTACCTAAACAGGTATTTGGCCATGGCTGGCTTCTGTTGGAGGAAGGAAAAATGAGTAAATCAAAGGGAAATGTAGTAGATCCTGAAGTTTTAGTTAATAAGTACGGTTCAGATGCCATCAGATATTATTTGTTGCGAGAAATATCTTTTGGATCTGATGGAGTGTTCACCTTAGAAGCATTAATTCGTAGAATAAATTACGACTTAGCTAATGATTTGGGTAATCTGTTAAACAGAACCGTGGCCATGATTGACAAATACTTTGATGGTCAGATTCCAGAACCAGTTGTTTCAGAACAGGTGGATAATGACTTGATTAATCATGCACAAGAAACAGTGACAGAGACAGAAAAACACATGGAAGGCATGGATTTCTCGGAAGCATTAAAAGCTCTATGGGAGCTAATAGGGAGAACTAACAAGTATATCGATGAAACACAACCCTGGATTCTTGGAAAAGATCCTAACAAAAAAGATAGATTAGCTACAGTACTTTATAATTTATCTGAAAGTTTACGATATATTTCTGTATTGTTATCACCTTTTATGCCCAGGACGCCAAAGCAAATAAGGAGTCAACTGGGAATAGATAATAACAAAGAAATCCAAACTTATAAGTCTTTGTATGAGTGGGGCCAAATTCCTTCTGGAGTTAGGGTTTCTAAGGATAAACCATTGTTTCCAAGATTGGAAATAGAAGAGGAATTAGAGTCTTTCAATGACAACAGTGAAGAACCACAAAAAGAAGAGAAAGAACAGGATTCTCTGAAATATCCAGAACTGAAAGAACAAGTAGATATTAAGGATTTTCAAAAACTTGATTTAAGAGTAGCTGAAATTGTCAATGTGGAGCCTATCAAAGGCGCAGACAAATTATGGAAGGTCAATGTAGATTTAGGTTTTGAAAATAGACAGGTAGTTGCGGGTATCAAGGAAAGTTTTGGTGCTGAAGATTTGATTGGGAAAAAAGTTATCTTGGTGGCTAATTTAAAGCCGGCCAAAATAAAAGGAGTTAAGTCCCAGGGAATGATCCTAGCTGCCAATGATGAAGGTACAAATCAGTTGGAATTACCCAATTTTATCTCAGACAAAATCACTAAAGGAAGTCAGGTGAGGTAA